The Lactobacillus sp. CBA3605 genome contains a region encoding:
- a CDS encoding MerR family transcriptional regulator produces MTYSIGEVAKKLAISPYTLRYYDKAGLLPFVERNAAGRRRFKDNDFNYLEVIMCLKEAEVPVKQIAAFIALCMAGDVTLQSRYDYLDQHETELEEKMARMQQTLDFLRWKKWYYKTALQAGTEASHYLPHTNHVDPAVRQEFDRLVANGADPKELGQL; encoded by the coding sequence ATGACCTATTCAATCGGCGAAGTTGCCAAAAAGTTAGCGATTAGTCCGTACACCTTACGTTATTATGATAAAGCCGGACTATTACCCTTTGTTGAGCGGAATGCTGCGGGGCGCCGGCGATTTAAAGATAATGATTTTAATTATTTAGAAGTAATCATGTGCTTAAAGGAAGCGGAGGTACCGGTAAAACAAATTGCAGCGTTCATTGCACTTTGTATGGCTGGTGATGTCACGCTGCAAAGCCGGTATGACTATTTAGACCAGCACGAGACCGAGTTGGAAGAAAAAATGGCCCGGATGCAACAAACCTTAGACTTTTTACGCTGGAAAAAGTGGTATTACAAGACTGCTTTGCAGGCGGGAACGGAAGCAAGCCATTATTTACCGCACACCAATCACGTGGATCCAGCGGTCCGGCAGGAATTTGATCGGTTAGTAGCTAACGGTGCGGACCCTAAAGAGTTGGGCCAATTATGA
- a CDS encoding oxidoreductase codes for MDKSRVILITGASSGIGKATALKLQAQGNIVYGAARRIEKMTDLAASGVHVLKLDVTDETTLVAAVKTIKTEQGRLDVLINNAGYGSYGALEDVSLAEGEYQFKVNVFGVMRLIQLVLPMMRAQHAGRIINVSSIGGKIYQPLSAWYMGTKHAIEGMSDALRMEVAPFGIQVSIIEPGGIKTEWAGIAEEKLLVVSGETAYVKQAVKVGAMLSLFDEFASNPGVIAKLMTRAVNDERPKTRYHAGMGAGLSLTARHWLSDRQFDRMMGQAINGAAKLAKLQHRGQRAGKAHYRRTMN; via the coding sequence ATGGATAAATCACGCGTGATTTTAATTACCGGGGCGTCATCAGGAATTGGGAAAGCCACGGCTCTGAAGCTACAGGCACAAGGTAATATTGTGTACGGGGCGGCCCGCCGAATTGAAAAAATGACGGATTTAGCAGCCAGTGGTGTGCATGTCTTAAAGCTCGATGTGACGGACGAGACCACGTTAGTCGCTGCTGTCAAAACGATTAAAACTGAACAAGGTCGGTTAGATGTTTTAATTAACAATGCGGGTTACGGTTCTTACGGCGCCTTAGAAGATGTGAGCTTGGCAGAAGGCGAGTATCAATTTAAAGTCAATGTTTTTGGTGTGATGCGTTTGATTCAACTTGTCTTACCAATGATGCGGGCGCAACATGCCGGGCGAATTATTAATGTCTCGTCGATTGGTGGCAAAATCTATCAACCATTAAGTGCCTGGTACATGGGGACCAAGCATGCGATTGAAGGCATGAGTGATGCGTTGCGAATGGAAGTGGCGCCCTTTGGTATTCAAGTTTCAATTATTGAACCTGGTGGGATTAAGACAGAATGGGCCGGAATTGCTGAAGAAAAGTTATTAGTCGTTTCAGGTGAGACTGCCTATGTCAAGCAAGCAGTCAAAGTCGGCGCCATGCTGTCGTTATTTGATGAATTTGCATCGAATCCAGGTGTCATTGCCAAGTTAATGACGCGAGCGGTTAATGATGAACGGCCGAAAACACGCTATCATGCCGGGATGGGTGCCGGATTATCATTAACCGCTCGCCACTGGTTATCCGATCGCCAGTTCGACCGGATGATGGGTCAAGCGATTAACGGTGCAGCTAAGTTAGCCAAATTACAACATCGCGGCCAACGGGCTGGCAAAGCGCACTATCGCCGCACGATGAATTAA
- a CDS encoding cation-transporting P-type ATPase → MFYDQTKEKVLKDLQTSRHAGLAEADAQQRLVKYGTNEMKTDPPTPIWLVLLRSFKEPLVIILLLAALLSVVSGSYDLIQNGNGEHARSSFYEATAIMILILINSGLSVWQTVNARKSLAGLKAMNKHQVAVLRENMWDKVAANQLVPGDIISVKTGDFIEADVRWIKVSELQVLEAHLTGESEPIMKAVAELPVTTDLGDRKNMGYSGSTVTNGNGYAVVVATGMATELGKIADLLQATPDQKTPIEKTINALTHKLMLVAGGIVIFTLLAGSLKTWLTTGSFSFMSFIALLSTAIALAVAAIPDALPAVLSIVLTIGATVLAKSNGLIKSLKSVETLGSTTYIASDKTGTLTKNEMTVTRFFANGIDFEVEGRGYAPLGEITPKEQVTAAQSFISASILDNEANVSKNENGAFVPFGNPTDVALVVLGLKAGLDRAELLNQTATADFDILRLFPFDSTRKLMSVVIKSGQTYKVITKGAPDVLLKQAEAIELNGKRVPIATAHTLFTAKIDEFAAAALRTLAVGERVITKAEALELSMTELEQQLTLLGLAGIIDPPREEVRQSVATLHQAKINVVMITGDHAKTAQAIAEKLGIVTADGPAAMEGQQLDQLTDDELYEKVPAIRVYARVSPEHKQRIIRQLQRHGEVVAMTGDGVNDAPALRAADIGIAMGINGTDVTKDSADLILLDDKFTTIEHSVAAGRTIFTNIKNFMRHELTTNVAEVLSLLFGLLLITHDIGQVGSNVPTLTALMVLWVNMVSDALPSFALGYDVAEADIMQAPPRNTHQSILANGMLPRVLVRGTVMGLTVFIAFIWAATSGMAVQSAQTVAFLTLVFGQLWHVFDARSAKTLFHRNPFSNPKLLLAVAFSALSSLFVTMSPFFNEVMGTARLSKLVYLMVIFLPAVPVLVISGIKALVLSKR, encoded by the coding sequence ATGTTTTATGATCAAACCAAAGAAAAGGTTCTAAAAGACTTACAAACGAGTCGTCATGCTGGGTTAGCCGAGGCTGATGCGCAACAACGGCTCGTAAAATATGGGACTAATGAAATGAAAACTGACCCGCCAACCCCAATTTGGTTAGTCTTGTTGCGGAGTTTTAAAGAACCCTTAGTTATTATTTTATTGTTGGCAGCGTTGTTATCAGTTGTAAGTGGTAGTTATGATCTAATTCAGAATGGTAACGGTGAACATGCGCGGTCATCATTTTATGAAGCAACCGCTATTATGATATTAATCTTGATTAATAGTGGCTTATCAGTCTGGCAGACAGTGAATGCACGGAAGTCATTAGCCGGACTGAAAGCAATGAACAAGCACCAAGTGGCGGTGTTACGGGAGAATATGTGGGATAAAGTCGCGGCCAATCAACTGGTTCCGGGCGACATTATTAGTGTTAAAACAGGAGACTTTATTGAAGCGGATGTACGCTGGATTAAAGTTTCAGAACTGCAAGTACTTGAAGCGCATTTAACTGGCGAATCAGAACCAATTATGAAAGCGGTTGCCGAACTGCCGGTTACCACGGATTTAGGCGACCGTAAAAATATGGGTTATTCAGGCTCAACAGTAACTAATGGGAACGGTTATGCGGTGGTTGTGGCGACCGGAATGGCAACGGAACTTGGTAAAATTGCCGACTTGCTACAAGCGACACCGGATCAAAAGACGCCAATTGAAAAGACGATTAATGCGTTAACGCATAAGTTGATGTTGGTTGCTGGCGGCATTGTTATTTTTACGTTGCTTGCTGGGAGTCTTAAAACGTGGTTAACCACGGGGAGTTTTTCATTTATGAGTTTCATCGCCTTATTATCTACGGCGATTGCTTTAGCGGTTGCGGCTATTCCAGATGCGTTGCCAGCAGTATTATCAATCGTATTAACGATTGGTGCGACTGTGTTGGCTAAAAGTAATGGCCTGATTAAATCGCTTAAAAGTGTGGAAACCTTGGGGTCAACGACTTATATTGCTTCGGATAAAACAGGAACGTTAACTAAGAATGAAATGACGGTCACGCGTTTTTTTGCGAACGGGATTGATTTTGAAGTTGAAGGGCGTGGCTATGCGCCATTAGGCGAGATTACGCCGAAAGAACAAGTGACGGCGGCGCAATCCTTTATTAGTGCCAGTATTTTAGATAATGAAGCCAATGTGTCAAAAAATGAGAATGGGGCTTTTGTGCCATTTGGTAATCCGACCGATGTGGCGTTAGTTGTCTTAGGGTTAAAAGCGGGATTAGATCGAGCCGAATTATTAAATCAAACGGCGACGGCCGATTTTGATATTCTGCGACTATTCCCATTCGATAGTACCCGTAAGTTGATGAGTGTGGTTATTAAAAGTGGTCAAACGTATAAGGTGATTACTAAAGGTGCGCCCGATGTGTTATTAAAACAAGCTGAAGCGATTGAATTGAATGGTAAACGAGTTCCGATTGCAACGGCACATACGTTGTTTACAGCTAAAATTGATGAATTTGCAGCGGCTGCTTTGCGTACCTTGGCAGTGGGTGAACGGGTGATTACCAAAGCTGAAGCGTTAGAATTATCAATGACTGAGTTGGAGCAACAGTTAACGTTATTGGGATTAGCGGGCATTATTGATCCACCGCGTGAGGAAGTTCGGCAATCCGTCGCCACGTTACACCAAGCAAAGATTAACGTCGTCATGATTACTGGGGACCATGCTAAAACAGCGCAAGCTATCGCTGAAAAATTAGGCATTGTTACCGCCGATGGTCCGGCTGCTATGGAAGGGCAACAGCTTGATCAATTAACGGATGATGAATTATATGAAAAGGTGCCGGCAATTCGAGTGTATGCCCGCGTCTCACCAGAACACAAACAACGGATTATCCGGCAGTTACAGCGGCATGGTGAAGTGGTTGCCATGACTGGAGATGGCGTGAATGATGCGCCCGCGTTACGAGCAGCTGATATTGGGATTGCGATGGGGATTAACGGTACGGATGTGACCAAGGATTCGGCTGATTTAATTTTATTAGATGATAAATTCACGACCATCGAACATTCTGTCGCGGCTGGCCGAACCATTTTTACTAATATCAAGAATTTTATGCGCCACGAGTTAACCACCAATGTGGCCGAGGTCCTGTCCTTATTATTCGGACTATTGTTGATTACACACGATATTGGTCAGGTTGGCAGTAACGTGCCGACGCTAACTGCATTAATGGTTTTATGGGTGAATATGGTTAGCGATGCTTTACCATCGTTTGCATTGGGCTATGATGTTGCCGAAGCAGATATCATGCAGGCGCCACCGCGAAATACACATCAGTCCATCTTAGCAAATGGCATGTTACCTCGGGTGTTGGTGCGGGGAACCGTGATGGGTCTTACCGTATTTATTGCGTTCATTTGGGCAGCAACTAGCGGAATGGCGGTACAATCAGCTCAAACGGTCGCATTTTTAACTTTAGTTTTTGGGCAACTCTGGCATGTGTTTGATGCGCGGAGTGCTAAAACACTATTTCACCGTAATCCGTTCAGCAATCCAAAATTATTGCTAGCGGTAGCTTTTTCAGCGTTAAGTTCGCTGTTTGTGACGATGTCACCGTTCTTTAATGAAGTTATGGGAACGGCCCGGTTAAGCAAGCTGGTCTATCTGATGGTCATCTTCTTACCGGCAGTGCCCGTATTAGTTATTTCCGGGATTAAGGCGTTAGTTTTAAGTAAGCGATAA
- the rihC gene encoding ribonucleoside hydrolase RihC yields the protein MSTKIIMDTDPGIDDAAAITIAINHPAFDLDLITTVAGNVTVDKTTLNALKLTRFFNSAIPVAAGAAQPLIKPFEDAVRVHGVSGMPGYDFPTDLAQPLAETAVEALRDHIMQAEQPITLVPTGAYTNIALLFKTYPEVMPHIKEIVAMGGTLGQGNMTSAAEFNVFTDPHAAAIMYASGVPITMVGLDVTMKALLTPATMQQLPSLGRTGTMLHALFNHYQDGDQTGLPMHDVNTLFYLLHPEAFTTEAMWIDVQTEGPANGETVGDTRGAYHAGQTNATVCVDIDAPAFNAWFLKTIAAIG from the coding sequence ATGTCAACCAAAATTATTATGGATACAGACCCAGGCATCGATGATGCCGCTGCGATTACCATCGCCATCAACCATCCGGCGTTTGATTTGGACCTCATCACGACCGTTGCCGGCAATGTGACCGTTGATAAGACTACTTTAAATGCTTTAAAATTAACTCGCTTTTTCAATAGCGCCATTCCCGTTGCGGCCGGCGCCGCCCAACCGTTAATCAAACCGTTTGAAGATGCAGTCCGGGTACATGGCGTTTCAGGCATGCCGGGTTATGATTTTCCAACTGATTTGGCCCAGCCGCTAGCCGAAACAGCGGTCGAAGCTTTACGTGATCACATTATGCAAGCTGAACAGCCCATCACGTTAGTCCCCACAGGTGCTTACACTAATATTGCGCTCCTTTTTAAGACTTATCCAGAAGTTATGCCACACATTAAAGAAATCGTTGCTATGGGGGGTACCTTAGGTCAGGGCAATATGACCAGTGCAGCCGAATTCAATGTCTTTACCGATCCACATGCGGCCGCAATTATGTATGCCTCAGGTGTACCAATTACGATGGTCGGTCTCGACGTCACGATGAAAGCACTGCTAACGCCGGCAACCATGCAACAATTACCAAGCTTAGGTCGGACTGGCACCATGCTACATGCCCTCTTCAACCATTATCAAGACGGCGATCAGACTGGTTTACCCATGCATGACGTAAACACATTATTTTATCTCCTACATCCAGAAGCCTTTACGACTGAGGCGATGTGGATTGACGTACAGACGGAAGGCCCCGCCAATGGCGAAACCGTTGGCGATACCCGTGGCGCTTACCATGCGGGTCAAACCAATGCAACCGTCTGCGTTGATATTGATGCCCCTGCTTTTAATGCTTGGTTCTTGAAAACAATTGCCGCAATTGGATAA
- a CDS encoding Gfo/Idh/MocA family protein: MPVKFGILSAASIVPRVVAGMHESPVATPMAIAARSQVKAQQLAAQCHIATVAPTYTALVDNPQLDAIYIPTYNAGHFPLAKLALEHHQAVLLEKPFTMTVAQANDLFDLAQRNQVLLMEAQKAVFLPITQQIKQLLQAGTLGTVRTIDITEYHPRGNPTGWFTNRAAGGGALYGSGAYALDYLQYLLAPTTVKVTGVATIPIGLTDTQAALSLSLDDCLVNLLITAAQPQPSQMVIHGDLGTITIPNYWKTDHATLALNDQLPQQLKVTQQSEFVFEINHFCDLLRHHQLTSPIMTPAITKQTIQLIEHCYTQWYH; encoded by the coding sequence ATGCCAGTCAAATTTGGAATTTTAAGCGCTGCTTCTATTGTGCCACGTGTCGTAGCCGGGATGCACGAATCACCAGTTGCTACTCCGATGGCCATTGCAGCTCGTTCACAAGTTAAAGCCCAACAACTAGCCGCTCAATGCCACATTGCTACTGTGGCACCAACTTATACGGCGCTAGTTGATAATCCACAATTAGATGCCATCTATATTCCAACCTATAATGCCGGTCATTTTCCGTTGGCTAAATTGGCCCTTGAACATCACCAAGCCGTGTTGTTAGAAAAGCCCTTCACCATGACGGTAGCCCAAGCTAATGACTTGTTTGACCTTGCACAGCGAAATCAGGTGTTGTTAATGGAAGCGCAAAAAGCCGTTTTCTTACCTATCACCCAACAGATCAAACAGTTATTGCAAGCTGGGACCCTTGGCACCGTGCGCACAATTGACATTACAGAATACCATCCGCGAGGTAACCCAACAGGTTGGTTCACTAACCGAGCGGCTGGCGGGGGCGCTTTATATGGTAGTGGCGCCTATGCTTTAGATTATCTACAATACTTATTGGCGCCCACCACCGTAAAGGTCACCGGGGTCGCCACGATTCCGATTGGCCTGACCGATACACAAGCAGCACTCAGCCTGAGTCTTGACGACTGCTTGGTTAATCTCTTAATTACGGCCGCCCAACCACAGCCCAGTCAAATGGTGATTCACGGTGACTTAGGGACTATTACCATTCCAAATTATTGGAAGACTGATCATGCGACCTTAGCTTTAAACGACCAACTGCCGCAACAACTTAAAGTCACTCAGCAAAGTGAATTTGTTTTTGAAATCAATCATTTTTGTGACTTACTAAGGCACCACCAGCTCACTAGTCCGATCATGACACCGGCCATCACAAAACAAACGATTCAGTTAATTGAACACTGCTATACACAGTGGTATCACTAA